The Citrifermentans bemidjiense Bem genome window below encodes:
- a CDS encoding DUF4212 domain-containing protein, translating into MSQPEKNYQVNLLRPKQGHMRDEVLIILAILFGWGVCTFGFQLLVYLCRGTGAGSLLTRLTLFNLPLHFWFTGQFLPLWFIVLCVVFNLYVDRITEYHSRKRDKSYE; encoded by the coding sequence ATGAGCCAGCCGGAAAAAAACTATCAGGTCAACCTGTTGCGCCCGAAGCAAGGGCACATGCGGGACGAGGTGCTCATCATCCTCGCCATCCTCTTCGGCTGGGGGGTCTGCACCTTCGGCTTCCAGCTGCTGGTCTACCTCTGCCGGGGAACCGGCGCGGGGAGCCTTCTGACCCGGCTCACCCTGTTCAACCTGCCGCTTCATTTCTGGTTCACCGGGCAGTTCCTGCCGCTTTGGTTCATCGTCCTTTGCGTGGTCTTCAACCTGTACGTGGACCGCATCACCGAATACCACAGCCGCAAGCGGGACAAAAGCTATGAATGA